One part of the Solanum dulcamara chromosome 8, daSolDulc1.2, whole genome shotgun sequence genome encodes these proteins:
- the LOC129899592 gene encoding transcription factor MYB48-like, whose amino-acid sequence MNLQEERLILELHSKWGNRWSRIAREVPGRTDNEIKNYWRTYMRKKAQDERKNMKASIISPSSSFSNSSSFSSNSPDMNFMPIVENNERNFYDTGGLQKKVVDHEKGKNMKVYSMDEIWKDIELSEENETMCKPIMPSPIWDYCPNTLWMTDEEETKTFPMFYCLDNQDNTFLANKGLFV is encoded by the exons ATGAACCTTCAAGAAGAACGTCTTATTCTTGAACTCCACTCCAAATGGGGAAATAG ATGGTCAAGAATTGCAAGGGAAGTACCCGGGAGAACTGACAATGAAATCAAAAATTATTGGAGAACCTATATGAGGAAGAAGGCTCAAGATGAGAGGAAAAACATGAAGGCATCTATTATTTCTCCATCTTCATCCTTTTCAAATTCTTCATCTTTCTCGTCCAACAGTCCTGATATGAACTTCATGCCCATTGTTGAGAACAACGAAAGGAACTTCTACGATACAGGTGGACTACAAAAAAAAGTTGTTGATCAcgagaaaggaaaaaatatgaaagtgtactccatggatgaaatatGGAAAGACATTGAATTATCAGAGGAAAATGAAACAATGTGTAAACCTATTATGCCATCACCTATATGGGATTATTGTCCAAACACTTTATGGATGACTGATGAAGAAGAAACTAAGACGTTTCCTATGTTTTATTGCTTGGACAACCAGGATAACACATTTTTGGCTAACAAAGGGTTATTTGTTTGA